The sequence GATGGATGGCGGCCAGCTGGTGCTGGGGCCGTTCCAGGGCAAGATCGCCTGCGTGCGTATTCCGGTGGGCAAGGGCGTGTGCGGCACGGCGGTGGCGGAAAATCGCGTGCAGCGCGTCGGCGACGTGCATGCGTTCCCGGGCCATATCGCCTGCGATGCGGCCAGCAACGCGGAAATCGTGCTGCCGCTGGCGGTTGGCGGCCGAGCGATCGGCGTTTTGGATATCGACAGCACGGTTTATCAACGCTTCGACGAACAGGACGAAGCGGGCCTGAAAGCCGTGGTGGCGGGGCTTTGTGAGCAACTGGAACAGTGCGACAGTGCGAAATATGTGACTGTGGCGGCAAGTTGATCGACGGTTAACGTGGCAATTACCGATGGCGTCATTATAATGACGCCTGTTCATGCCTGTGGCTTGTTGGCAATACCGTTGTAATCAGGAAATTTCATGGAAAATCAACCTAAGTTGAACTCTAGTAAAGAAGTCATTGCTTTTCTTGCCGAGCGTTTTCCGCTCTGCTTTAGCGCCGAAGGCGAAGCTCGTCCGCTGAAAATCGGTATTTTTCAGGATTTGGTAGAGCGCGTGCAGGGGGAAGAGAATCTCAGCAAAACGCAATTGCGTTCTGCCCTGCGCCTGTACACCTCAAGCTGGCGTTACCTGTACGGCGTCAAAGTCGGCGCGCAGCGCGTCGATCTGGACGGCAATCCGTGCGGTGAACTGGAGCAGCAGCATGTCGATCATGCTCGCCAGCAGCTTGAAGAAGCCAAAGCGCGCGTTCAGGCACAGCG comes from Serratia sarumanii and encodes:
- a CDS encoding GAF domain-containing protein codes for the protein MTKEQFYAELKRDLSALLGGETNFIAALSNASALLNERLDDVNWVGFYLMDGGQLVLGPFQGKIACVRIPVGKGVCGTAVAENRVQRVGDVHAFPGHIACDAASNAEIVLPLAVGGRAIGVLDIDSTVYQRFDEQDEAGLKAVVAGLCEQLEQCDSAKYVTVAAS